CGGTTTTTCCAAGGTGTTGTATAATTTGTCATATCTCCTTGATTAATAATAATATTCCAGCCATAATCAGCCTCCAAAACGTGTCTTATCATTTCTGACGCACTCATTGCTTTTGCGTCAGGTTTCCAATTATAATAGTCTACAGGCAGTCCGTTCCAAAGCTTTATACTTCTTCTCCGTATTTCTGTGAAATTTAAAATTAAGAGCTCAGATTGGTTCATTTTCTTTGTTTTCTAGAATGTGGTAATACATTATAGCTAACTGTGGGTATTTGATTAGTTGCAGACATTTCATGAAAGCTGAGCGTAGTCGACATCATTTATAGCCTTTGTTTTGGTGTCGTATTTTTATACATTAAACTCTTTCGGATATTCAACCATTCCATTTACTCCTTTCAGTCCGTTTTCAACCAATTCAATTACCATACAATTTTCTTTCGGAACTTCAAATGGCAATTCTATTCCGTACTTATCCGCTTGTTCATATCCGAATCTAGGATAGTATTTTTCGTGTCCTAAAAGAACGATTGATTTATACCCTAATTCTTTTGCTTTTTTGTGCGATTCAAGTATTAGTTTTTCACCAATTCCTTTTCCTTGAAATTCAGGTAATACAGAAACAGGTGCCAACGCCAATGAATCGAATTCAGCCGACTCATTCTTGATTTTAAGTTTCGTCAATAGAATATGTCCAATTACATTTCCGTCAATTTCCGCTACTATTGATAGTTCAGGAATGAAAGCGTCTGATTTTCTTAATCCTTCGACTAAAAACTGTTCAGTGTTGTCTGCAAATTCAGCGTCTTTAAAAGCACTTTCAATTACGTTGAAGACATCTTGGTAGTCGTTTCTAGTTTCTTGACGTAATATCATTTCCGTTTTCATATGAACCACGGATTGTGTACGGTGCGTATCCCGTGGGGTATGCACTATACTCCGAGTTGTACTTTCGTTAGTTACATTTTTTATTTCTTAAAAGTTTTATAGGTTCTTTCATTTTATTATCTAAGATTAGAATAAATATTGTTTTTGTCTAATATACATTGCAACTAGAAATACAAGATTATCCTGTGACTTTAAAAATGTTTTGTGGTTTTTATAGTTTTTCCAATTGTTACTTGGCAATAATTGAACAATCTCTTTTCCAAGCTCTTTCTTTAAATAGTCAAATTCTTGCATTCCAACTTCCGTTGCTGACTCATAATTAATCATCCTTTTATTGATTTCGTTACGATTTTCTTGAAGTAAATCCAATATATTCTCCAAAAAAGTATTGTACTCAATAAGTCTGTTTTTCAATTGGATATCTGTTATCAATTTTAATTTCCCCTTCAATTATTTCGAGCATATTTATTATCCTCATACGCAAAGTCTGTGATTGCATGTTTGTAATTTGATGATGTGTAATTACTTGGCTTACGATACCTTCCAATTCAACATCTTCAAGAGCCTTGGTCAAATTCAAGCTTTTTTTTGTTGGCTTTATGGTGAATTTATTTTTTGATTCTTTGTCTAATGCCTCAGTTGGGGAATATCCATCTTTCCATAAGTTATTATTTACGTTCCTTGAAACTCCCAATCTGAGATAACAAGGCAATAAAATTTCTGTCCTAAATTTTTGATACTCTAATTCAAGTTCTTGCACTTGAAATACTTCAGAGGACCAATTAGATAAAAATCTCACCAGGGCATCATTATTTATTAAGCGAAGATTTTCTGAACCAACGATATCATTTTTAATGGGGTCAAAAGTCGGGTCTCTGAATAATATCCACAATGATTGATAGACCCTATCTTCATTAATTGAATTAGGATTATCTATTTGACTTAGCAAATTGTTGCAGGCTTCAAGTGCCTCGTTTCTC
This window of the Maribacter cobaltidurans genome carries:
- a CDS encoding GNAT family N-acetyltransferase, with product MKTEMILRQETRNDYQDVFNVIESAFKDAEFADNTEQFLVEGLRKSDAFIPELSIVAEIDGNVIGHILLTKLKIKNESAEFDSLALAPVSVLPEFQGKGIGEKLILESHKKAKELGYKSIVLLGHEKYYPRFGYEQADKYGIELPFEVPKENCMVIELVENGLKGVNGMVEYPKEFNV
- a CDS encoding DUF6090 family protein translates to MIKFFRRIRQRLLSENKFSKYLIYAIGEIILVVIGILIALSINNWNEKQKELAKEQLILKQLKSEYQSNLNQLDEKILMRNEALEACNNLLSQIDNPNSINEDRVYQSLWILFRDPTFDPIKNDIVGSENLRLINNDALVRFLSNWSSEVFQVQELELEYQKFRTEILLPCYLRLGVSRNVNNNLWKDGYSPTEALDKESKNKFTIKPTKKSLNLTKALEDVELEGIVSQVITHHQITNMQSQTLRMRIINMLEIIEGEIKIDNRYPIEKQTY